In one Stenotrophomonas maltophilia genomic region, the following are encoded:
- the uvrD gene encoding DNA helicase II — protein MDVSHLLDGLNPAQREAVSAPPGHHLVLAGAGSGKTRVLTHRIAWLHEVEGVPTHGIFAVTFTNKAAGEMRHRIDAQLPHGSRGMWIGTFHGLANRLLRLHWQDAKLPEGFQVMDSDDQLRLVKRVVQALEIDDGKHPPKQIAWWINEQKDEGRRPQHIQPEPHDAWLETMRQAYIEYQARCDRAGLVDFAELLLRAHELLRDNPGLLAHYRARFREILVDEFQDTNAIQYAFVRVLAGESGHVFVVGDDDQAIYGWRGAKVENVQGFLRDFPGAQTIRLEQNYRSTANILGAANAVIAHNPDRIGKQLWTDSGDGEPIDLYAAYNEMDEARYIVERARQWVRDGGSYTEVAVLYRSNAQSRALEEALLSEQVPYRVYGGMRFFERAEIKDALAYLRLLSNRNDDAAFERAVNTPTRGIGERTLDEVRREARAQGISLWEATMLVTQGNALAARARNALAGFLVLVNELQAQTRDMTLAERVDHVLSRSQLREHWSKESRNSLDSESRTDNLDELVSVASRFVRRADDIEEVGEDMDELVAFLAYAALEAGEGQAQAGEDGVQLMTLHSAKGLEFPLVFLAGMEDGLFPSARSLEESGRLEEERRLAYVGITRARQKLVLCYAESRRIHGQDNYSLPSRFLREIPRGLLHEVRPKVQVSRPASLGSSRVMGHAAIELPPIKLGALVSHPKFGEGMVTDYEGNGAHARVQVEFADAGSKWLVMAYANLTVI, from the coding sequence ATGGATGTCTCCCACCTGCTTGATGGCCTGAACCCGGCCCAGCGCGAAGCCGTCTCCGCTCCCCCCGGCCACCACCTGGTGCTGGCCGGTGCCGGTTCCGGCAAGACCCGCGTACTTACCCACCGCATCGCCTGGCTGCATGAAGTCGAAGGCGTGCCGACCCATGGCATCTTCGCGGTGACCTTCACCAACAAGGCCGCCGGCGAGATGCGCCACCGCATCGACGCACAGCTGCCGCATGGCAGCCGTGGCATGTGGATCGGTACCTTCCACGGCCTGGCCAACCGCCTGCTGCGCCTGCACTGGCAGGACGCGAAGCTGCCCGAAGGTTTCCAGGTGATGGATTCGGACGACCAGCTGCGGCTGGTCAAGCGTGTGGTGCAGGCGCTGGAGATCGACGACGGCAAGCATCCGCCCAAGCAGATCGCGTGGTGGATCAACGAACAGAAGGATGAAGGCCGCCGCCCGCAGCACATCCAGCCCGAGCCGCACGATGCGTGGCTGGAAACCATGCGCCAGGCCTACATCGAGTACCAGGCGCGCTGCGACCGTGCCGGCCTGGTCGACTTCGCCGAACTGCTGCTGCGCGCGCATGAGCTGCTGCGTGACAATCCCGGCCTGCTGGCGCACTACCGCGCCCGCTTCCGCGAGATCCTGGTGGACGAGTTCCAGGACACCAATGCCATCCAGTACGCCTTCGTGCGCGTGCTGGCCGGGGAGTCCGGCCATGTGTTCGTGGTCGGCGACGACGACCAGGCCATCTACGGCTGGCGCGGTGCCAAGGTGGAGAACGTGCAGGGCTTCCTGCGTGATTTCCCGGGCGCGCAGACCATCCGCCTGGAACAGAACTACCGCTCCACGGCCAACATCCTCGGTGCTGCCAACGCGGTGATCGCGCACAACCCCGATCGCATCGGCAAGCAGCTGTGGACCGACAGCGGTGACGGCGAGCCGATCGACCTGTACGCGGCGTACAACGAGATGGACGAGGCCCGCTACATCGTCGAACGTGCCCGCCAGTGGGTGCGCGATGGTGGCAGCTACACCGAAGTGGCCGTGCTCTACCGCAGCAATGCCCAGTCGCGCGCGCTGGAAGAAGCTCTGCTGAGCGAGCAGGTGCCGTACCGCGTGTACGGCGGCATGCGCTTCTTCGAACGCGCCGAGATCAAGGACGCGCTGGCCTACCTGCGCCTGCTCTCCAACCGCAACGACGATGCCGCCTTCGAGCGCGCGGTGAACACGCCGACCCGCGGCATCGGTGAACGCACCCTCGACGAAGTGCGGCGCGAGGCACGAGCGCAGGGCATTTCGCTGTGGGAAGCCACCATGCTGGTCACCCAGGGCAATGCGCTGGCCGCGCGTGCGCGCAACGCACTGGCGGGCTTCCTGGTGCTGGTCAACGAACTGCAGGCGCAGACCCGGGACATGACCCTGGCCGAGCGCGTGGACCACGTGCTCTCGCGCTCGCAGCTGCGTGAGCACTGGAGCAAGGAAAGCCGCAATTCGCTCGACTCCGAATCGCGCACCGACAACCTCGACGAACTGGTCTCGGTCGCCTCGCGCTTCGTGCGGCGTGCCGATGACATCGAGGAAGTGGGCGAGGACATGGACGAGCTGGTGGCGTTCCTGGCCTACGCTGCGCTGGAGGCCGGCGAGGGCCAGGCGCAGGCCGGCGAGGACGGCGTGCAGCTGATGACCCTGCATTCGGCGAAGGGCCTGGAATTCCCCCTGGTGTTCCTGGCCGGCATGGAGGATGGCCTGTTCCCGAGCGCGCGTTCGCTGGAAGAAAGCGGCCGGCTGGAGGAAGAGCGGCGCCTGGCGTATGTGGGCATCACCCGGGCGCGGCAGAAGCTGGTGCTGTGCTACGCCGAATCACGCCGCATCCATGGCCAGGACAACTACAGCCTGCCTTCGCGATTCCTGCGTGAGATTCCACGCGGGCTGCTGCATGAAGTGCGGCCGAAGGTGCAGGTCTCGCGTCCCGCGTCGCTGGGCAGCAGCCGGGTGATGGGGCATGCCGCCATCGAGCTGCCGCCGATCAAGCTCGGCGCGCTGGTCAGCCATCCCAAGTTCGGCGAAGGCATGGTGACCGATTACGAAGGCAACGGCGCCCACGCCCGCGTGCAGGTCGAGTTCGCCGACGCCGGCAGCAAGTGGCTGGTGATGGCCTACGCCAACCTGACGGTGATCTGA